The DNA region TCAAAGGAAAATGATCGTGAAATCCAGAGGATATGAATGCTCACGATTCACTGtcaacaaccttcttcccttttcatCAATTTCATTTACCTAACAGTTAACAGTGTTGTCACCCAATAAACCACAAATTCTTCCTGAAAAAGCGCTGAATGATGAACCAATTTAGTTTTGCAGCTGTGCATGTGCGTGGACTCAAATGGTTGGCTAGGTGCTCAAGGGGACATGCATGGTACGTCAACCTTGAACTGATCACAGCGTTGACATTTGTTCTTCCTATAGGGACTGGTTAGAACATCACGGTTTTGATCTCAAACGTGGCGTTGCCTTCCGAACTTCGGAACCACTGGGAACCACTTCCAGACAGCCACCCCGTCTTGCTTGGCCCTGCCTGAAGCCCCGCTCTCGCCACTCCCCACCCGAAACTTGAGTTGACCTCTTATATCACCCCTCTGAGATAATCTGGGGCCACGATCATCTTTCACTAGTGAACTGAGACTTGCATACCCCAGTTATCGGAGACCACTCCCAGGTAATAATGGGGTTTATACCCCGGATACCCGGTGCCCGACCAATATCACTCAACCGTGACTGCATAGACACACCGCTTGAGGATATCACCAGAAGGGTCTGAGCCACCCAATACAATTCAGAACAATTCGCCTGGTCGCCATAATGTCCACTCAAGcaaccctcttcaccaaTGGCCGCATTTTTCTCTCCGGAGTAAACCCCGGCACCAACGCCGGTCTCACCCGGTCCCCAACATTTGCCGACTGCATGCTCGTCCGTGGTGACAAGATTGAACATGTCGGCTCATCTTCAGATGAGGTCATCAGCACGGCTCTTGCCTCCAGATCAGTAACCACCCATGACCTCCAAGGAAAAACCGTTCTCCCTGGATTCGTTGATGGGCATCTTCATCTCATGCTCCTTGGTCAAGCTCTCAACAAGCTTGACCTGGTGAGATGCAAAGACCTCGAAGAAATCCGTTCAACCATCAGAGAATATGCTGCCGCCAACCCAGACATGCCTCGCATCTTATGCAGAGGATACATGCACATTCAACTTCCCAACGGAGCCACAGCCGCTGACCTGGACGACCTCGACGAGCTCAACCGtcccatcctcatcgacTCCAAAGACCTTCACTCAACCTGGTGCAACACAGCCGGCATCAAAGAACTCGGCGCAGAAAACTGGGCCGACGTCCCAGGCGGCGTCATCGAAAGGAACTCCAACGGCAAGCTCACCGGCGTCTTCTCCGAAGCAGCAAACATCACTTACGTTTGGCCCTATCTCGCCAGCGTAGCCTCCATGGAAGAGCGTACAGCCGCCATCCGCTCCGCCGTCACAGCCTACCACGAAGCAGGCTACACCGGCATGATCGACATGGCCATGGATGAAGGCGCCTGGGAGGCCATCCAAGCCCTCATCGCAACCGACggctccatccccatccgcctcGCCTGCTACTGGCTCGTCAAGCCCCTCCCAACCGAAGCCGAAACCCTCGCTCAAGTCGACCGCGCCATCGAGCTCGCCTCCCAGTtcaacgcctccaccgcccccgacTGCCGCATCGTCGGCATCAAGGTAATCTGCGACGGCATCATCGACGCCTGCACCGCCGGCCTCTCCCAGCCCTACGAGCACAACTCCCACTTCGAAGTCCCCCTCTGGACCCACGCCCAGCTCGAACCAGTCGTCAAACGCGCCAACGCCGCCGGCCTCCAAATCGCCCTCCACGCCATCGGCGACgcaaccatcaaaatggTAGTCgacatcctctccgcccacGCCAACCCAGACAACCGCCCCCGAGTAGAGCACATCGAGCTCGCCAGCGCAGAAGACGCCGCCCGCCTGGGCCAAAACCGCATCACAGCCTCCATCCAGCCCGTCCACGCCGACCCAGCCATCCTCAAAGCCTGGCCCAAACTCCTCGGCCAGCACCGCTGCGGTAGAGCCTTTGCCTACCGCGAATTCGCCGACCACGGCGCGCCCCTCGCTCTGGGAAGCGACGCCCCTACCGCACCTCACGCCCCGCTTGGAAACGTCTACGTGGCCACCACCCGCAAATCATACCGCGAGCCGGAGCTCGAAACAGCCGTCAACCCTCATTTTGCCCTCGGACTGTGCGAGTCTGTCGCCGCGGCTACGGAAGGGGCAGCCTACAGTTGCTTTGACGACCACAGAATAGGCTCGTTGAAGAAGGGTCACAAAGCTGACTTCGTCGTCGTGGACATGGAGTGGGAAAATGAGAAGCTGATGCAGTCCAAGATTACAGAGACGTGGTACGACGGGAATAAGGTGTTTTCGGCTTGAGATCCGAGGTAATGTATGATGGAGtaagcaaaaaaaaaaaaagacggcTCGGTTGGGGTTCCGAAGAGTAAGAAACTTTATCTTCGGATGACCAGCAGACTTACCGAGAAAATGGAAGGCTGGGTGGGCCGTGGGCGACAGTATATCATGCAGGTTGAGGGGTGGCAGGAAACCTGGTAACGTGGTCGGGATGGATTCTTGAATtcgaaaaaaaacaaaaacaaaatggcTTGGATATCATATCGTACATTTTCTCCCAAATCACTCGTAGGCATAATACTGCCGTGGCCAAATATTCATCGCCGTCTTCTGCCCACTCTCCAGCGGTAGACCGGCGTGTTTCGTGCGCGTGTCCCCCGTGCCGTTGGGATGTAGATTGATCCAGAACAAAGAATTACCAGCAACAGGTCGGAATGCCAGTCCTCCATCTTCATGTTCCCTCCACAGTGGTTTCTGTtgctccccacccccgcttTCCCTTTGAGTGATTCCAGGTTGCTCCCCCTTGGGGCCGGGTGCGACTATGCTCTCTGCAAAAGGAAAGTATGTTTCACCGCCTGTGCAGTCGTCCTCCAGAATGGCAAAGAAGCTCGCAAGCCTGTTCCATGTATTCCAGCTCCCATCGTCTGCCCAGAGCGGACTGGCGAACCAGTCATGGTGCAGGGTGAATTGCTGTCCGGTTGTGTATCGAACCAGCTGAGGTTgacccatctcatcccagCCATCGCGGAACATGTTACCCAAGAAGTTGCGAGCTCGCTTGAGGACGCATTGTACTGTCGGGTTGTCTTCTGGTAGTCCAGCAGAGCTCGACGTCCGTTCCTTTGTGTTTTGTTGGCGACCTCCCTTGGTGACTTTTGATGGAGCAAATTCGGGCTCGCCagcttggaggagctgggtaATCTCAGTCGGGGTAATGAGGTTGTGTATGTAGATAATCAACGGGTCAAGAGAGACCAGCTCAGTGCGGTAGGAGTGGGAGGTATCGCAGGAGAAGGGCGCCTTGGTGCTGACGGGCTCACTACCCGTGTTATTCTTCAAGAATGGAAGACTCAGAGGGACTTTGGCAACAGGAAGATCAGTGATGAAGGATGTGATTTGTGGTGGAGCGATCCTAGTGAAGTATGGTATCCCTAATCCGAGCAGAGCTGCTCCAGCAGAGATACCCGCCACCTTGGCCACGTTTGTAGTCATGTCGAGTCGCGCAAACTGGCATCAGAGAGCAAGACAAAACGTGCCCCAGAGCCTGATGAACGTCGCACCTACAAGCTGATATAGCACCCCCAACACAAAGAGTGGCCCAGCCCATCCTTTCTCCATCCTGCTCATACCAAGTCCCTCCTGgagcatcctcctccgccaccaagCATCCATATATTCAAACCCGCTGCCGCCAAGTACCGATTCtgtcacctcccctcccaaaatcGACGATTGCATAACCTTGCGCAAAAAATgccaggccaagaagattTCAAGGAGGGTGTCTCGACAAGCTCACTGGCCGGGGAAAGCAGAGCCAAGCCGTCGCAGCTGTTGTCCGATCTGTTTCTAAATGGTGGGTGGCATGGCGGCTTTTGTTCCGACAAATGGTGTTTACGATCGGGTAATTTTCCGGCATCCAGTCTCAGCGGTGGGAGGTTACCCCGACATAACGCCCTCAGGAACCCGGTCTGGGTAGCAGTTCTGTCCGGTTATTTCGGTAGGACTTGACCACAGAGGTGATTATGGTCACCGTGATGTTACTCCACCAATCCGCATGACACCAGGGCGTTCTTGGCTCGGAACCAGCAGACCCCATCAGTCGAGTCGGCGTTGAAAGTCGGTAACGAGGTATGGTCGATATGTTGGATGCGGGGTGTGGCTTGTTGGTATGTTTTGTGACTGTCGAAGGCTTTGTAGGTGGTTGTCGTCTCGTCCCGGAAAGCATTATACGATCAAGAAAGAATGACAGAAGCTCTGAGGCCAAGTTAATCGATCCAATCACTGGACAGCACTGCGATAGCAGCCGACCAAGATGTTGAAGGTGTTGTCAAGCTTTGTTGCCTGTTGATATGACTAGAACGGCTGACAATGCTCCAGGGGTCACAAACGTTAATTTTCGTGACTTTCCAGGGCTTTAACCAGGGTGATAGCAAGGGGCAGAGAGCCACTTACGAAAGTGTCACACTAGGTCACTCTTTTAGTATTTTCTATGGGAGTGTACTTGGCCTTGCATTTACACTGCCTTTGACGCTTAGGCCAATATTTTCTGTTAAGTGAAGACACCTGGCCTTGACCTGGCCTCGGCTACCCTCACAAAATACTGGCCATTTTCTCGGCCTTCCAGCCTGGTTTCTTGGGAGTGGTCTCCCTGGTGCCCCCCTTGTTGAGTGGCCTTGGCAAGTACCAGACTAGCGTTTATCATCCTGGAGGGTTGTATGTGACGAGGTTCAAATTGGACACCGAAGACTTACTGGCTGCAGTCGAACGGTCCAGACATCTGGGCCCTTTCCATGCCTCTGGCGGTTGCTGCCTCTGTAAAGAGACGTCGTTCCAGTATAAAGCTGTATCTTGTTAACAGAATGGACTGAGTCATCGAGGGAAACAGCGAGCCATAGTACATTGAGTGATCTTTCAAAGTCAGTTTGTCTGCATTAAGTGTTATTACAAAGGAGAGTTATTCATGCCCTTCTACTTCCTCGCTGCCGACATCATAGCCCCCATGTTCCCAGCAATCGTCCCGCCATCCACGAGAATATCCGTCCCCGTAACATACGACGCCTCGCTCCCAGCCAAAAAGGCAACCACGCTCGCAATTTCGTCCGCCGTCCCTCCCCTCTGCAGCGGCGTCCCAGAGATAATCTGCTTGATCGTCTCCCCATGCGGCGACTCCAACTCCTGTCTCACCATCGCCGTCAGAATAACTCCCGGGCTGACACTGTTGATCCTAGCACCCTTCTCTGCCCAAGCCCTTGCCGCCGCCTGAACCCTCAGATAATTCGCAGCCTTTGATAGCGAATACGCCATGGACGGGTcattcttctccaccaatTCCTTCAACTCTGGCCTATCCAGGATTGTATCCCTCCCGCTCGTGGCAAAATGCGCTGCCAGAtctggtgatggctgtgcGCCGAAGCGAGCCATGCTCGCGATGCAAATCATGCTGCCTCCCGGGGCCACGACCTCTCGGAAAGCGTCGATGACGTTGACTGTGCCGAGTAAATCGACCTTGAAGATGCGGTCTGCGGGTGCCATGGCTGGGGATAGACCGGCTGTGTGAACGATGGTTTCGAGTCTTCCTGCTTGCGCAGCGGCAGAGGCAAACTTCTGAACAGAGGCATAGTCCGAGACATCGATGAGCTGCGTTTGGACTTCGTGTCCATCGTTTCTCAGCGATGTGGCCGCGCTGTCGAGGTTGGCTTGGGAGAAGtcggagagaaagagagtTGTGCGGGCTGAAGAGAGGGCAAGACGGCGAGCAGAAGCAAGACCCATGCCACCGGATCCTATGATTGCTACTACTCTACGAGGGAAAGCCATAATGGGCAGTACCAGGGGAAATAGTGTGTGTGTAAGTCGAATtcagggggtgttgggggttagggttgtatGTTTGTAGGGTGTTAACTGAGTAGTTCAGCCCTATCTGTTGGTTTCTGGTCAATTATGGGGGTAAGTGGGGTTGAAAAAAGATTATCCTGTacttgggcttcttctcaaagATATAGTTGAGGGACACAACAAGGCTGTTCCGACTTCAATTCGCTGACTGTACTGTCAGCTGATTCTCGCCGGACCCGAAGTTCTGGACTATATCCTCTCCCGAATTTCCACGGCTCATCAGCAAATTCGGGTCGGCTTGACCGTCGAGACTGCTGGTCTTCAGTCCGAGAGTCCGTGGCCACAGCCCACACTGTTCGCAGGCCACGGAGACAGCAAGCCAATGCCGTTCCGGGCCTAGTAGGACGGAGGAATCACCCCGCTGTCCACCCACTTTCAGTGTCGAATCCGACGTGGCCGCACGCTCAAGAAGCCGCTATGTGGGGCTTGGGATTGAAGGGTATCCGCTTATCAGGAGATTTTTGAGACCTCACGGCTCCACTTTGGACATCACCGGATCTGCTGTCTTGATGAGAAAGGCAAGGTCCGAATGTAAGTGGTCAGGGACTTGGGAGAGATATGGTCGGCGACCAACGGGACTTTTTACCACCACGCTCCTCATGACATGGAAACCTGACGAGTCTTCGTGGTCTTCGTGTTCAGACACTGTCAGCTTTGTGTCCTGACGACCTGCAAGACCTGTGATAAGTGGCCTGTTAAAAGGGGCAATGAGGAGGCTGGAAGCAACACACTTTCAGGAGTTGGTCTATCACATTTACGCGACCCGCGTGCATGCAAATCGAAGCACGAACGAGAAGATTCATGTTGTGC from Podospora pseudoanserina strain CBS 124.78 chromosome 1, whole genome shotgun sequence includes:
- a CDS encoding hypothetical protein (EggNog:ENOG503NUE4; COG:G), whose amino-acid sequence is MSTQATLFTNGRIFLSGVNPGTNAGLTRSPTFADCMLVRGDKIEHVGSSSDEVISTALASRSVTTHDLQGKTVLPGFVDGHLHLMLLGQALNKLDLVRCKDLEEIRSTIREYAAANPDMPRILCRGYMHIQLPNGATAADLDDLDELNRPILIDSKDLHSTWCNTAGIKELGAENWADVPGGVIERNSNGKLTGVFSEAANITYVWPYLASVASMEERTAAIRSAVTAYHEAGYTGMIDMAMDEGAWEAIQALIATDGSIPIRLACYWLVKPLPTEAETLAQVDRAIELASQFNASTAPDCRIVGIKVICDGIIDACTAGLSQPYEHNSHFEVPLWTHAQLEPVVKRANAAGLQIALHAIGDATIKMVVDILSAHANPDNRPRVEHIELASAEDAARLGQNRITASIQPVHADPAILKAWPKLLGQHRCGRAFAYREFADHGAPLALGSDAPTAPHAPLGNVYVATTRKSYREPELETAVNPHFALGLCESVAAATEGAAYSCFDDHRIGSLKKGHKADFVVVDMEWENEKLMQSKITETWYDGNKVFSA
- a CDS encoding hypothetical protein (COG:E; EggNog:ENOG503PAA8); amino-acid sequence: MTTNVAKVAGISAGAALLGLGIPYFTRIAPPQITSFITDLPVAKVPLSLPFLKNNTGSEPVSTKAPFSCDTSHSYRTELVSLDPLIIYIHNLITPTEITQLLQAGEPEFAPSKVTKGGRQQNTKERTSSSAGLPEDNPTVQCVLKRARNFLGNMFRDGWDEMGQPQLVRYTTGQQFTLHHDWFASPLWADDGSWNTWNRLASFFAILEDDCTGGETYFPFAESIVAPGPKGEQPGITQRESGGGEQQKPLWREHEDGGLAFRPVAGNSLFWINLHPNGTGDTRTKHAGLPLESGQKTAMNIWPRQYYAYE
- a CDS encoding hypothetical protein (EggNog:ENOG503Q4E5; COG:Q), with amino-acid sequence MAFPRRVVAIIGSGGMGLASARRLALSSARTTLFLSDFSQANLDSAATSLRNDGHEVQTQLIDVSDYASVQKFASAAAQAGRLETIVHTAGLSPAMAPADRIFKVDLLGTVNVIDAFREVVAPGGSMICIASMARFGAQPSPDLAAHFATSGRDTILDRPELKELVEKNDPSMAYSLSKAANYLRVQAAARAWAEKGARINSVSPGVILTAMVRQELESPHGETIKQIISGTPLQRGGTADEIASVVAFLAGSEASYVTGTDILVDGGTIAGNMGAMMSAARK